The proteins below are encoded in one region of Myxococcales bacterium:
- a CDS encoding radical SAM protein translates to MRLLSVEQLLRRGLDRLAPASQAASEPKPQRIFWWWEQICNLACNHCDIGHRTESYRLKPALDLAQKREIVSKLSTWLGPGYSLSLIAGEPFLHRDIFDVLGFASEQGAVTSLTTNGTLIATKNRARQVVDSGLGFMAVSLDSLDPKLHDETRGKPGTWAQAMKAIEYVREAREARGAKRPVVYVNSIVMRGNHDELLRLSDWCRDNQIEGHTFQPIATTDFFQGKEHQGDHWFQKSELWPDPKETLALVDELERRRAQGYPIKNTEADFDAWRTYFRDPTELAKEASCEGELKTLLVTETGQVKMCPNTPEDFGSILKHDLDWLWSSPAASRARKHVYECDSQCKILANNKEDFYF, encoded by the coding sequence ATGCGCTTGTTGTCGGTGGAGCAGCTGCTCCGACGGGGTCTGGACCGGCTGGCGCCAGCTAGCCAAGCCGCAAGCGAGCCAAAACCGCAGCGCATCTTCTGGTGGTGGGAGCAGATCTGCAACCTGGCCTGCAACCACTGCGACATCGGTCATCGCACCGAGAGCTACCGCTTGAAGCCCGCCCTCGACCTCGCACAGAAGCGCGAGATCGTGAGCAAACTCTCGACGTGGCTCGGCCCGGGTTACAGCCTGTCGCTGATCGCGGGGGAGCCCTTCCTGCACCGGGACATCTTCGACGTGCTCGGTTTCGCAAGTGAACAGGGTGCGGTCACTTCGCTCACCACCAACGGTACCCTGATCGCGACCAAGAACCGCGCGCGCCAGGTGGTGGACTCGGGCCTCGGTTTCATGGCCGTCTCGCTCGACAGCCTGGACCCCAAGCTGCACGACGAGACCCGCGGCAAACCCGGAACCTGGGCCCAGGCCATGAAGGCCATCGAGTACGTGCGCGAGGCTCGCGAGGCCCGCGGCGCAAAGCGGCCGGTCGTGTACGTCAACTCCATCGTGATGCGCGGTAACCACGACGAGCTCCTGCGCCTCTCCGACTGGTGTCGCGACAATCAGATCGAAGGGCACACCTTCCAGCCTATCGCGACCACCGATTTTTTTCAGGGCAAGGAGCATCAAGGCGACCACTGGTTCCAGAAGAGTGAGCTGTGGCCCGACCCCAAGGAGACCCTCGCGCTGGTGGACGAGCTCGAGCGGCGCCGCGCACAGGGCTACCCGATCAAGAACACCGAGGCGGACTTCGACGCCTGGCGCACGTACTTTCGCGATCCGACGGAGCTGGCGAAGGAGGCAAGCTGCGAAGGGGAGCTCAAGACCCTGCTCGTGACCGAGACCGGTCAGGTCAAGATGTGCCCGAACACGCCGGAAGACTTCGGCAGCATCCTGAAGCACGACCTCGACTGGTTGTGGAGCTCGCCGGCCGCGTCCCGAGCCCGGAAACACGTCTACGAGTGCGACTCACAGTGCAAGATCCTCGCGAACAACAAGGAAGACTTCTACTTCTGA
- a CDS encoding methyltransferase domain-containing protein — protein MMSTRENASWFGRRDAFAFLERDRDNRLRLAQVEAWLRRRAERGSAGALLDVGCGDGRLGKRLAGLGYRVSGLDAAAENVELARTAGVDAIQGDASAALPFESERFDVVYAGEIIEHLFDTRAFVAELARVTRPGGSVIVTTPNLAHLPDRFRLLLGGTPSQTQPLHPFLKLHIRPFTAGTLRRALGEAQLRVDHLESTLVVWRRDAADPDRVVLASRLPARLFPTLGSFLIAYSTRVR, from the coding sequence ATGATGAGCACCAGAGAGAACGCGAGCTGGTTCGGCCGTCGTGACGCGTTCGCGTTCCTGGAGCGCGACCGAGACAACCGCCTGCGACTCGCGCAGGTCGAAGCCTGGTTACGCCGGCGGGCGGAGCGTGGTTCGGCCGGTGCACTCCTCGACGTCGGCTGCGGCGACGGTCGGCTTGGCAAACGGCTGGCCGGGCTTGGATATCGAGTGTCTGGACTGGATGCCGCGGCCGAGAACGTCGAGCTCGCGCGCACTGCAGGGGTCGACGCGATCCAGGGCGACGCCAGCGCTGCCCTCCCATTCGAGTCGGAACGATTCGACGTCGTCTACGCCGGGGAGATCATCGAGCACCTGTTCGACACCCGGGCGTTCGTTGCGGAGCTCGCTCGGGTGACTCGCCCTGGTGGAAGTGTGATCGTGACGACACCCAACCTGGCTCACTTGCCCGATCGGTTTCGGCTGCTGCTCGGAGGGACGCCGAGCCAGACCCAGCCGCTGCACCCGTTCCTGAAGCTGCACATTCGCCCCTTCACTGCCGGCACACTGCGTCGCGCGCTCGGCGAAGCGCAGCTACGGGTCGACCACCTCGAGAGCACGCTCGTCGTGTGGCGGCGCGATGCGGCAGATCCAGACCGTGTGGTCCTCGCGTCCCGACTCCCGGCGCGGCTCTTCCCCACCCTCGGCAGCTTCTTGATCGCGTATTCGACGCGAGTGCGTTGA
- a CDS encoding phenylacetate--CoA ligase family protein: protein MARVGLGPDPHARSASELGLAYARGAGTLLPQLLGNPWLPKPVLRRLVERRRGRILRHAMENVPHYRDAFAAAGLSRTQLADPELFAEVPFLEKRHVKDCTEQLIWPEVARAHLLERKSSGSTGSPVRVYFDPVAELPRRVQELRFLTAHGCRPRHTQMILDAPAHLAPKAFLPQRLSLWRREPYPWWMTPEAAIDEINRRQPDVFHGVLAGVRMLALAIEAAGGLEYRPFRVVTKGELLDPSTRWFIENAFGAKVVDFYATEETGIIAWECPSGGGGYHIDSDFNFVEIVRPDGSLAEPGEVGEVVLTNLYQRAMPIIRYRVGDLAALSPEPCACGRSLPLLRQLRGRKLDFLVTPAGELHDPFRVMAVMEQVQNVRWFRVIQTALERVEVRVGWETDASPATRGAVTTQIQAGLRELLGEGMQIDVVTLDEFRVEIGEKAPLVKGLPGQELQALAERGYKLAF from the coding sequence ATGGCTCGGGTGGGTCTGGGTCCCGATCCGCACGCACGCTCCGCCTCGGAGCTAGGTCTGGCCTATGCGCGTGGCGCCGGCACGCTGTTGCCGCAGCTACTCGGCAACCCCTGGCTGCCCAAGCCCGTTCTCCGGCGCCTGGTTGAACGCCGTCGCGGGCGCATTCTGCGTCATGCGATGGAAAACGTGCCGCACTACCGCGATGCCTTTGCCGCCGCCGGCCTCAGCCGAACGCAGCTCGCAGATCCGGAGCTGTTCGCCGAGGTTCCTTTCCTGGAGAAGCGTCACGTCAAGGACTGCACCGAGCAGCTGATCTGGCCCGAGGTCGCGCGCGCGCACCTGCTCGAGCGCAAATCGAGCGGCTCCACCGGCTCGCCGGTGCGTGTGTATTTCGATCCCGTCGCCGAGCTACCGCGCCGTGTGCAAGAGCTGCGCTTCTTGACCGCACACGGCTGTCGCCCGCGGCACACCCAGATGATCCTCGACGCGCCCGCTCACCTCGCGCCCAAGGCTTTCTTGCCGCAGCGGCTCTCGCTCTGGCGGCGTGAGCCGTATCCCTGGTGGATGACTCCCGAGGCGGCGATCGATGAAATCAATCGGCGTCAGCCGGACGTCTTTCATGGAGTCCTGGCGGGGGTCCGGATGCTGGCCCTGGCAATCGAGGCGGCGGGTGGGCTCGAGTATCGGCCCTTCCGCGTGGTCACCAAAGGCGAGCTCCTGGATCCGAGCACGCGCTGGTTCATCGAAAACGCCTTCGGTGCGAAGGTCGTCGACTTCTACGCAACGGAAGAGACCGGCATCATCGCCTGGGAGTGCCCGAGCGGGGGCGGCGGCTACCACATCGACTCGGACTTCAACTTCGTCGAGATCGTACGCCCCGACGGTTCGCTAGCGGAGCCCGGCGAGGTCGGTGAGGTGGTACTGACCAACCTGTATCAGCGGGCGATGCCCATCATCCGTTATCGCGTCGGGGATCTGGCTGCGCTGTCTCCCGAGCCCTGCGCTTGTGGCCGGAGTCTGCCGCTGCTGCGCCAGCTCCGGGGCCGGAAGCTCGATTTCTTGGTCACTCCGGCGGGTGAGCTGCACGACCCGTTTCGCGTGATGGCAGTGATGGAGCAGGTGCAAAACGTCCGCTGGTTCCGGGTGATCCAGACCGCGCTCGAGCGAGTCGAGGTGCGGGTCGGCTGGGAGACGGACGCGAGCCCCGCGACCCGCGGCGCGGTGACCACACAAATCCAGGCCGGGCTCCGCGAGCTGCTCGGCGAGGGCATGCAGATCGACGTCGTCACGCTGGACGAGTTCCGCGTGGAAATCGGCGAGAAGGCTCCGCTGGTCAAGGGGCTGCCGGGGCAAGAGCTCCAGGCGCTGGCCGAACGCGGGTACAAGCTGGCGTTTTGA
- a CDS encoding bis-aminopropyl spermidine synthase family protein, which produces MADIRRVVRRAVPLRTADKPKQGAYHVDAPSMQRRLALLVGLAAPSDRLLLVGDDDLTSLCLHWLGYTRLTLIDFDAEVLDIVRRESKRKITTLEFDLRGVYRKRLPKLASQFDLFITDPPYGPDGLRVFAGVGIGALKLGGHGVIVAPSARAAHSSVKEPLMLGAKLQGFVAANGAALVDIVPSSQRSYHGTVSSMLVLCRAEKRRIDFGELDGPEEFY; this is translated from the coding sequence GTGGCAGACATTAGACGCGTCGTGCGGCGTGCCGTGCCGCTTCGCACTGCCGACAAACCGAAGCAGGGGGCGTATCATGTGGACGCGCCATCGATGCAGCGTCGCCTCGCGCTGCTCGTGGGCCTGGCGGCGCCGTCGGACCGCCTGCTGCTGGTCGGAGACGACGATCTGACCAGCCTGTGCCTGCACTGGTTGGGGTACACCCGGCTGACGCTGATTGACTTCGACGCGGAGGTGCTCGACATCGTCCGACGCGAGTCGAAGCGCAAGATCACCACGCTCGAGTTCGACCTGCGAGGTGTGTATCGCAAGCGGCTCCCGAAGCTCGCGAGCCAGTTCGATCTGTTCATCACCGACCCGCCTTACGGTCCGGATGGGCTGCGGGTCTTTGCAGGGGTTGGCATCGGCGCGTTGAAGTTGGGGGGACACGGCGTGATCGTGGCGCCGTCCGCGCGCGCGGCACACAGCAGCGTCAAGGAGCCGCTCATGCTCGGGGCCAAGCTGCAGGGCTTCGTGGCGGCAAACGGCGCGGCGCTCGTGGACATCGTGCCGAGCAGTCAGCGTTCGTACCATGGCACCGTGTCTTCGATGCTGGTGCTCTGTCGCGCCGAGAAGCGTCGCATCGACTTCGGCGAGCTCGACGGGCCCGAGGAGTTTTACTGA
- a CDS encoding histidine phosphatase family protein has translation MKTLLLMRHAKSSWAEDGVADHDRPLNARGEKNAGEMAALLGAEGLQPGLILSSTAERARATALAVAEGFGWKPELRLLHALYLAEPDRILSEIACVAPDVGCLLVVGHNPGMEELVSDLSLMRQAMPTAAIARFAFGVDAWSEAASERGELVHVWRPRELD, from the coding sequence ATGAAGACGCTGCTCTTGATGCGGCACGCCAAGTCGAGCTGGGCGGAGGACGGCGTCGCGGACCACGATCGCCCGCTCAATGCCCGGGGTGAAAAGAACGCCGGCGAAATGGCGGCGCTCTTGGGCGCGGAAGGGCTGCAGCCGGGATTGATCTTGAGCTCGACTGCCGAGCGGGCGCGTGCGACGGCGCTGGCGGTGGCCGAGGGTTTTGGCTGGAAGCCGGAGCTGCGACTGCTGCACGCGTTGTATCTGGCGGAGCCCGACAGAATCCTGTCGGAGATTGCCTGTGTCGCACCGGACGTCGGCTGCCTGTTGGTGGTGGGTCACAACCCCGGCATGGAAGAGCTGGTGAGCGACCTGTCGTTGATGCGCCAGGCCATGCCCACCGCGGCGATTGCGCGCTTCGCGTTCGGCGTCGATGCTTGGAGCGAGGCCGCGAGTGAGCGCGGTGAGCTCGTGCACGTCTGGCGGCCGCGAGAGCTGGATTGA